A region of Natribaculum luteum DNA encodes the following proteins:
- a CDS encoding cytochrome c biogenesis protein CcdA has protein sequence MALAPRLLELFFIGVATPLTAVCVLPLYPAFVSYLATSESTDRDESSPSPAVLGVLVVAGVLSFMAIVGLVFTTLLETSLTRVVEAVSPVAFVVLAGVGLALLVDLDVFARLPTVEPPQSQYPTATAFGYGFFFGAIVLPCNPGFIALFFARVPILFDSQLGSLLGFLAFGLGMGAPLLAFALVSESLGRRATRTLARYSGPINRLTGVIVLAVSAYYLVVVFDTLDGVGF, from the coding sequence ATGGCGCTCGCTCCACGCCTCCTCGAGTTGTTCTTCATCGGCGTCGCGACCCCGCTTACCGCCGTCTGTGTCCTGCCACTGTATCCGGCGTTCGTCTCGTACCTGGCGACGAGCGAGTCGACCGACCGGGACGAATCCAGTCCGTCGCCAGCCGTTCTCGGCGTGCTGGTCGTTGCCGGCGTTCTCTCGTTTATGGCGATCGTGGGACTCGTGTTTACGACGCTACTCGAGACGTCGCTGACCCGAGTCGTCGAGGCCGTGTCGCCGGTGGCGTTCGTCGTGCTCGCCGGCGTCGGTCTCGCACTGCTCGTGGATCTCGACGTCTTCGCTCGCCTGCCGACGGTCGAACCGCCACAGTCGCAGTATCCGACAGCGACGGCGTTCGGGTACGGCTTCTTTTTCGGTGCGATCGTCCTGCCGTGTAATCCTGGCTTCATCGCGCTGTTTTTCGCCCGCGTTCCGATCCTGTTCGATTCGCAACTCGGGAGTCTGCTGGGATTTCTGGCGTTCGGACTCGGGATGGGCGCGCCGCTGCTCGCGTTCGCGCTCGTCTCCGAATCGCTTGGTCGTCGCGCGACGCGGACGCTCGCTCGTTACAGCGGTCCGATCAATCGCCTCACCGGGGTGATCGTCCTCGCCGTCTCGGCGTACTACCTCGTGGTCGTCTTCGACACTCTCGACGGCGTCGGTTTCTAG
- a CDS encoding metallophosphoesterase family protein has protein sequence MARHPHSGQLLARLERPTATEPTRLAVLADVHLSAEETGTWKVFHRTEAHLRAAVDCVNDRDVDGVVVAGDLTRNGVPAEFDRFDELSAFDPPAVAIPGNHDLPTSFDERESLSVPEFERRYTPGGLPFRTRLGDLEVIGLNSHAATPERPAETWDGRITSEQLMWLDETLSETDVDSSLVVVHHNLPATGDRYDRYSAELPMAGEVPGFSNPGPLVDVLDAADVPLVVTGHLHFPAIARTKGVRELTVPAVSSFPHALLLLEIDDRGTTVRLLPLTDADGMVESLAHGYEKDRVLLSAAQLATFPLVDEGGTEREG, from the coding sequence ATGGCGCGACACCCCCACTCGGGACAGTTGCTGGCCCGACTCGAGCGACCGACGGCGACGGAGCCGACGCGACTCGCCGTCCTCGCGGACGTCCACCTCTCGGCAGAGGAGACCGGCACGTGGAAGGTCTTCCACCGGACCGAGGCCCACCTCCGGGCGGCCGTCGACTGCGTGAACGACCGGGACGTCGACGGTGTGGTCGTCGCCGGCGACCTGACGCGAAACGGCGTTCCTGCGGAGTTCGACCGATTCGACGAACTCTCGGCGTTCGACCCGCCAGCCGTCGCGATTCCTGGCAACCACGACCTGCCGACGTCGTTCGACGAACGCGAGTCACTCTCCGTTCCCGAGTTCGAGCGGCGATACACGCCGGGCGGTCTGCCGTTTCGAACCCGACTGGGCGACCTCGAGGTGATCGGCCTCAACAGCCACGCGGCGACGCCGGAACGGCCGGCAGAGACCTGGGACGGCCGGATCACGTCGGAGCAACTGATGTGGCTCGACGAGACGCTTTCGGAGACCGACGTCGACTCGTCGCTCGTGGTCGTCCACCACAACCTCCCCGCGACGGGCGATCGCTACGACCGCTACAGCGCCGAGTTGCCGATGGCAGGAGAGGTCCCCGGATTCTCGAATCCCGGGCCGCTCGTCGACGTGCTCGACGCCGCCGACGTGCCGCTGGTCGTCACCGGCCACCTCCACTTTCCGGCGATCGCCCGAACGAAAGGCGTTCGCGAGCTGACCGTCCCGGCCGTCTCGTCGTTTCCGCACGCCTTGCTCTTGCTCGAGATCGACGATCGGGGAACGACCGTGCGACTGCTCCCGCTGACCGACGCCGACGGAATGGTCGAGTCGCTCGCCCACGGCTACGAGAAAGACCGCGTGTTACTCTCGGCGGCACAGCTCGCGACGTTCCCGCTGGTCGACGAAGGTGGAACCGAGCGCGAGGGTTGA